From the Acidimicrobiales bacterium genome, one window contains:
- a CDS encoding ABC transporter permease — MWRLALRRVALAVPVLFLVSVLSFLLLRAAPGNPAQLQAGLDATPKVVAAISRQLGLDRPLATQYWLWLDGVLHGNLGVSYSTGEPVTSVLAPRVPVTAELGVLSLVLTVLVGIPLGIWSALGKDGPLDHSTRVGALVFVAVPNFVLALFFVLVFGWWFRNILPYQGFVPLGQSIASNLSHAILPSVCLALGPIGIVVRVTRASMLEQLGSDYVLAARALGVPWRRVVWNDALRNAVAPVLTVLGLVTGYLISGAVVVETIFNLPGLGALLVESFDNRDYTVTISVMMLGAVVFVVVNLLVDLLHAFVNPRVRARWARTS, encoded by the coding sequence ATGTGGCGCCTCGCCCTGCGCAGGGTCGCGCTCGCCGTCCCCGTGCTGTTCCTCGTCTCGGTGCTGAGCTTCCTCCTCCTGCGGGCCGCACCCGGCAATCCGGCGCAGCTGCAGGCGGGGCTCGACGCGACGCCGAAGGTGGTCGCGGCCATCTCGCGCCAGCTGGGCCTCGACCGCCCGCTCGCCACGCAGTACTGGCTGTGGCTCGACGGCGTCCTGCACGGCAACCTCGGGGTCTCCTACTCGACCGGTGAGCCGGTGACGAGCGTGCTCGCGCCCCGCGTGCCCGTGACCGCCGAGCTCGGGGTGCTCTCGCTCGTCCTCACGGTCCTCGTCGGCATCCCGCTCGGGATCTGGTCGGCGCTCGGCAAGGACGGCCCGCTCGACCACTCGACCCGCGTCGGCGCGCTCGTGTTCGTCGCCGTGCCGAACTTCGTGCTCGCGCTCTTCTTCGTCCTCGTCTTCGGCTGGTGGTTCCGCAACATCCTCCCCTACCAGGGCTTCGTCCCCCTCGGGCAGTCGATCGCCTCGAACCTCAGCCACGCGATCCTGCCGTCCGTCTGCCTCGCCCTCGGGCCGATCGGGATCGTCGTGCGCGTCACCCGGGCCAGCATGCTCGAGCAGCTCGGCTCGGACTACGTGCTCGCCGCCCGCGCGCTCGGCGTGCCGTGGCGCCGGGTCGTCTGGAACGACGCCCTCCGCAACGCCGTGGCGCCGGTGCTGACCGTGCTCGGCCTCGTCACCGGCTACCTGATCAGCGGCGCGGTCGTGGTCGAGACGATCTTCAACCTGCCAGGGCTCGGCGCGCTCCTCGTCGAGTCGTTCGACAACCGCGACTACACCGTCACGATCAGCGTGATGATGCTCGGCGCCGTCGTCTTCGTGGTCGTCAACCTCCTCGTCGACCTCCTCCACGCCTTCGTCAACCCGAGGGTGCGCGCCCGCTGGGCGCGCACGTCCTGA
- a CDS encoding ABC transporter permease has protein sequence MPAVALAGGRPRLALWRALVHRRMALAGLVGIAALCFVGAFGAFLAPYNPDQTSALATAPPSAAHWMGTDQLGRDVFSRMLVGTGSSLAVGVGATALALVVGSLIGMVAGLDAGGWVDTVAMRAMDVLFAFPVLVFVPVLSGLAIGRHLRIGPVSISQLAVLIGAVAVVFVPVFARVARASVADEVGKDYLQAARAFGARRRDLLLRNLLPNIQAPLAVQAAFSIPLAIITEAAVSFLGFGIQPPQASWGDILNDGRSQIVLGDWWETVFPALAILVTVLCFNFVGDALRDALDPATARRADEAAAVVTEMTQA, from the coding sequence ATGCCGGCCGTGGCGCTCGCGGGGGGCCGCCCTCGTCTCGCCCTCTGGCGAGCGCTCGTGCACCGACGGATGGCTCTCGCCGGGCTCGTCGGCATCGCGGCGCTCTGCTTCGTCGGGGCCTTCGGTGCCTTCCTCGCCCCCTACAACCCGGACCAGACGAGCGCGCTCGCCACCGCGCCGCCGAGCGCGGCGCACTGGATGGGCACCGACCAGCTCGGGAGGGACGTCTTCAGCCGGATGCTCGTCGGTACGGGGAGCTCGCTCGCGGTGGGCGTCGGCGCGACGGCGCTCGCGCTCGTCGTCGGGTCGCTCATCGGCATGGTCGCCGGCCTCGACGCGGGCGGGTGGGTCGACACCGTCGCGATGCGAGCGATGGACGTGCTCTTCGCGTTCCCGGTCCTCGTGTTCGTCCCCGTCCTCTCGGGCCTCGCGATCGGCAGGCACCTGCGGATCGGGCCGGTGTCGATCAGCCAGCTGGCCGTGCTCATCGGCGCGGTCGCGGTCGTGTTCGTCCCTGTCTTCGCCCGCGTCGCACGCGCCAGCGTCGCGGACGAGGTCGGCAAGGACTACCTGCAGGCCGCGCGCGCCTTCGGTGCTCGCCGACGCGACCTCCTGCTGCGCAACCTGCTGCCCAACATCCAGGCCCCGCTCGCGGTCCAGGCGGCGTTCTCGATCCCGCTCGCGATCATCACCGAGGCCGCGGTCTCCTTCCTCGGCTTCGGCATCCAGCCGCCGCAGGCGAGCTGGGGCGACATCCTGAACGACGGCAGGAGCCAGATCGTCCTCGGCGACTGGTGGGAGACCGTGTTCCCGGCGCTCGCCATCCTCGTCACCGTGCTCTGCTTCAACTTCGTCGGGGACGCCCTGCGCGATGCGCTCGATCCGGCGACCGCCCGGCGGGCGGACGAGGCGGCCGCCGTCGTCACGGAGATGACGCAGGCGTGA
- a CDS encoding ABC transporter ATP-binding protein, with translation MSAPAAAPLLEVRELSVSFGTGSRSLRAVRDVSFTLERASSLALVGESGSGKTTLLRSVVGLVPRAAVAGRVAFKGRDLTAASERELERLRGGEIGLVFQDPVSCFNPSLTVGYQLERVLRIHRPEARRPARAERIAAVLERVGIEHGRVLRRHPFELSQGQLQRVMIAAACLSGKTALLLADEPTTSLDVTTEAQIIELLRDLRRDLDMALVLVTHNLAVAAQLCDRVLVMYGGRLVEDASVEALFERPAHPYTRRLLESLPVFPPSSRRVEPIRGEPASALGVAAGCPFAPRCDVRIGPVCDEETPPLAPTGTPGQLAACHLVASGSTVEPVAREARR, from the coding sequence GTGAGCGCGCCCGCGGCCGCCCCGCTGCTCGAGGTGCGCGAGCTCTCGGTGAGCTTCGGCACCGGATCGCGGTCGCTGCGCGCCGTGCGCGACGTCAGCTTCACGCTGGAGCGGGCGAGCTCGCTCGCGCTCGTCGGCGAGAGCGGGTCCGGCAAGACGACGCTGCTGCGCTCCGTCGTCGGCCTCGTGCCGCGTGCCGCGGTCGCCGGCCGGGTGGCGTTCAAGGGCCGCGACCTCACGGCCGCGTCAGAGCGAGAGCTCGAGCGCCTGAGGGGGGGTGAGATCGGCCTCGTCTTCCAGGACCCGGTGAGCTGCTTCAACCCCTCGCTCACCGTCGGCTACCAGCTGGAGCGGGTGCTGCGCATCCACCGCCCCGAGGCGCGCCGGCCGGCGCGCGCCGAGCGCATCGCCGCCGTGCTCGAGCGCGTGGGCATCGAGCACGGGCGCGTGCTTCGCCGTCACCCCTTCGAGCTCAGCCAGGGCCAGCTCCAGCGCGTCATGATCGCCGCGGCGTGCCTGTCGGGGAAGACGGCCCTGCTCCTGGCCGACGAGCCGACGACGAGCCTCGACGTCACGACGGAGGCGCAGATCATCGAGCTCCTGCGAGACCTCCGGCGCGACCTCGACATGGCGCTCGTCCTCGTGACCCACAACCTCGCCGTCGCGGCGCAGCTGTGCGACCGCGTCCTCGTCATGTACGGCGGCCGCCTCGTCGAGGACGCCTCGGTCGAGGCGCTCTTCGAGCGGCCGGCGCACCCCTACACCCGCCGCCTCCTCGAGTCGCTGCCCGTGTTCCCGCCGAGCTCGCGGCGCGTCGAGCCGATCCGCGGCGAGCCGGCGAGCGCGCTCGGCGTCGCCGCCGGGTGCCCCTTCGCGCCCCGCTGCGACGTGCGCATCGGTCCGGTCTGCGACGAAGAGACGCCGCCGCTCGCGCCGACCGGCACCCCCGGCCAGCTCGCGGCCTGCCACCTCGTCGCCAGCGGCTCGACGGTCGAGCCGGTCGCGCGGGAGGCCAGGCGGTGA
- a CDS encoding ABC transporter ATP-binding protein, with product MSSAGPPGQAPLVEAVGLSKHFPVPRSARDVLARRRRVVHAVSDVDLSIGRGEVVGLIGESGSGKSTFGRVLLRLVEPTSGTVRFDGTDLAGLGREELRQLRRRMAVVFQNPYSAVNRRRRVYDIVAEPLVIHRVGDARAREARVAELLGLVGLSTEHAWRLPNELSGGQLQRVAIARALALGPDFVLADEPTASLDVSVRAQVINLFMDLKAELALSMLFISHDLATVAWLADRVAVVYLGRVVEVAATSALGSAALHPYTQALIASIPKPDPRQRSRAPTRGQIPSAVDLPPGCAYHPRCPLAMPICRTERPPLEDKAGGHLAACHAVARGAGAPGRAVASAP from the coding sequence GTGAGCAGCGCCGGGCCGCCGGGCCAGGCACCGCTCGTGGAGGCCGTCGGCCTCTCGAAGCACTTCCCCGTGCCCCGCTCGGCGCGCGACGTCCTCGCGCGCCGCCGGCGGGTGGTGCACGCCGTGAGCGACGTCGACCTGTCGATCGGCCGCGGCGAGGTCGTCGGGCTCATCGGCGAGAGCGGGTCCGGCAAGAGCACCTTCGGGCGCGTCCTGCTCCGCCTCGTCGAGCCGACGTCGGGGACGGTGCGCTTCGACGGCACCGACCTGGCGGGTCTCGGGCGCGAGGAGCTGCGCCAGCTGCGACGCAGGATGGCCGTCGTGTTCCAGAACCCGTACTCGGCGGTGAACCGCCGCCGGCGCGTCTACGACATCGTCGCCGAGCCACTCGTGATCCACCGGGTCGGCGACGCCCGGGCGCGCGAGGCGCGCGTCGCGGAGCTCCTCGGTCTCGTCGGCCTGTCGACCGAGCACGCCTGGCGGCTGCCGAACGAGCTGTCCGGCGGGCAGCTCCAGCGGGTCGCCATCGCCCGCGCGCTCGCCCTCGGCCCCGACTTCGTGCTCGCCGACGAGCCGACCGCCTCGCTCGACGTGAGCGTGCGTGCCCAGGTCATCAACCTCTTCATGGACCTCAAGGCCGAGCTCGCCCTGTCGATGCTCTTCATCAGCCACGACCTCGCCACCGTGGCGTGGCTCGCGGACCGGGTCGCCGTCGTCTACCTCGGGCGCGTCGTCGAGGTGGCGGCGACGAGCGCGCTCGGCTCGGCGGCGCTCCACCCCTACACGCAGGCGCTCATCGCCTCGATCCCCAAGCCCGACCCCCGCCAGCGTTCCCGAGCGCCGACGCGCGGCCAGATCCCGAGCGCGGTGGACCTCCCGCCCGGCTGCGCCTACCACCCGCGCTGCCCCCTCGCGATGCCCATCTGCCGAACCGAGCGCCCGCCCCTCGAGGACAAGGCCGGGGGCCACCTGGCGGCGTGCCACGCCGTCGCGCGCGGCGCGGGCGCCCCGGGTCGGGCCGTGGCGAGCGCCCCCTGA
- a CDS encoding DUF4437 domain-containing protein: MVYQRRHVEVLDTTTVPFAPFTIDGLDGPLERRLLSEDPADGAYTAIVRLPPGWHHDGPWAPSTAFDAFVLTGSVSFGDHVLGRYGYTYRPAGYPSGPIASEQGAELLVMTYGALASAESDEAVLGDPRAIAALALEDVPVRQPLTDKVGLGLVSQTLRLEPDSGERVFVISVEEGGFTDERIEWHDCIEEIYTIEGEISTDHPDDRIVLGPGSYCFRPPGIPHGPFATLRQPKRALIRVDCTLVNHYCSLEEARRMWRDYPAELLDPVVAARIA; encoded by the coding sequence ATGGTCTACCAACGCCGGCACGTCGAGGTGCTCGACACGACGACCGTCCCCTTCGCACCGTTCACGATCGACGGTCTCGACGGCCCGCTCGAGCGCCGGCTCCTCAGCGAGGACCCCGCCGACGGTGCCTACACGGCGATCGTGCGCCTCCCGCCGGGCTGGCACCACGACGGGCCGTGGGCGCCGTCGACCGCCTTCGACGCGTTCGTCCTGACCGGCTCCGTCTCCTTCGGCGATCACGTGCTCGGGCGCTACGGCTACACCTACCGGCCGGCCGGCTACCCGAGCGGGCCGATCGCGTCCGAGCAGGGCGCGGAGCTCCTCGTCATGACCTACGGCGCGCTCGCGAGCGCCGAGAGCGACGAGGCGGTGCTCGGCGATCCCCGCGCCATCGCGGCGCTCGCGCTCGAGGACGTCCCCGTCCGCCAGCCACTCACCGACAAGGTCGGCCTCGGCCTCGTCAGCCAGACGCTGCGCCTCGAGCCGGACTCGGGCGAGCGGGTCTTCGTGATCTCCGTCGAGGAGGGCGGCTTCACCGACGAGCGCATCGAGTGGCACGACTGCATCGAGGAGATCTACACGATCGAGGGCGAGATCTCGACCGACCACCCGGACGACCGGATCGTTCTCGGCCCCGGCTCCTACTGCTTCCGTCCCCCAGGTATCCCGCACGGGCCGTTCGCGACCCTTCGCCAGCCCAAGCGCGCCCTCATCCGGGTGGACTGCACCCTCGTCAACCACTACTGCAGCCTCGAAGAGGCGCGCCGGATGTGGCGCGACTACCCGGCGGAGCTCCTCGACCCGGTCGTGGCGGCGCGCATCGCCTGA
- a CDS encoding DUF4437 domain-containing protein, which produces MSRPFIEFVQCQTLPWTSGLYGGARPEVEVRVLSVDDETGASSLLVRYPPGFERREPHRLACDEEFFVLDGSLEVGDLHYGRYCYAHLPAGFERTAMRAPEGALAVTFFSGEPRLSSEPMRPDDAARLVERVDALEGEWTGNFHPQFPPGAGRKWLKQDPVRGDQTWVLGTMPLRSGRRAERHPVVEELFLVAGSLVGPLGTMYPGCYFWRPPGEWHGPFGTLTGNVELFRTVGGPLTTEYAEAESEFSWHPPYAPIVPTSLADAPDRYRASLARFEALEPAIFAAG; this is translated from the coding sequence ATGAGCCGCCCGTTCATCGAGTTCGTCCAGTGCCAGACGCTGCCGTGGACGTCCGGCCTGTACGGCGGCGCCAGGCCCGAGGTCGAGGTCCGCGTGCTCAGCGTCGACGACGAGACCGGCGCCTCGAGCCTACTCGTCCGCTACCCGCCGGGCTTCGAGCGGCGCGAGCCGCACCGGCTCGCCTGCGACGAGGAGTTCTTCGTCCTCGACGGCTCCCTCGAGGTCGGCGACCTCCACTACGGTCGCTACTGCTACGCGCACCTCCCGGCCGGCTTCGAGCGGACGGCCATGCGCGCCCCCGAGGGTGCCCTCGCGGTGACCTTCTTCTCCGGCGAGCCGAGGCTCTCGAGCGAGCCGATGCGGCCGGACGACGCGGCGCGCCTCGTCGAGCGCGTCGACGCGCTCGAAGGCGAGTGGACGGGGAACTTCCACCCGCAGTTCCCGCCGGGGGCGGGTCGCAAGTGGCTGAAGCAGGACCCCGTGCGTGGCGACCAGACGTGGGTGCTCGGCACGATGCCGCTGCGCAGCGGCCGGCGCGCCGAGCGGCACCCGGTCGTCGAGGAGCTCTTCCTCGTCGCGGGATCGCTCGTCGGCCCGCTCGGCACGATGTACCCCGGCTGCTACTTCTGGCGCCCGCCCGGCGAGTGGCACGGCCCCTTCGGCACCCTGACGGGCAACGTCGAGCTCTTCCGCACCGTCGGGGGTCCTCTGACGACCGAGTACGCCGAGGCCGAGAGCGAGTTCAGCTGGCACCCGCCCTACGCGCCGATCGTCCCGACGTCGCTCGCCGACGCGCCGGACCGCTACCGGGCCTCGCTCGCTCGCTTCGAGGCGCTCGAGCCGGCGATCTTCGCGGCAGGCTGA
- a CDS encoding methyltransferase domain-containing protein, with protein sequence MALTLGQRARLDFVLMARRAWAAQVYPALVASLPSGEPTAAADGWERAANAVASRVHASPIYPFFAFLERGLQKQLWRTVTDAVRDAEPADEGASGPELGSLELDPDLELPRWYVECDFHLQPGGVWQREANALVYQLGARVVMLGENDAAEFHRRFVATAIPPRPYRRIVDLGCGFGKSTFPLKEAFPDAEVIGIDLAANLLRMAHRTARRQGLEIRFRQADCTRTGLEDGSADLVSATMLVHELPPPVTRACIAEAARLLRPGGLLRVLDFHPTGDPVRDLAMVEHSDRNNEPYLRELFRSDVLGWCREAGLADARWLAFDERGAGRLDDARWPERPEWHFPWAVLEATRQ encoded by the coding sequence ATGGCCCTGACGCTCGGGCAGCGTGCCCGGCTGGACTTCGTCCTCATGGCCCGCCGGGCGTGGGCGGCACAGGTCTACCCCGCGCTCGTCGCGAGCCTGCCGTCGGGCGAGCCCACCGCCGCGGCGGACGGCTGGGAACGCGCCGCGAACGCGGTGGCGTCCCGCGTCCACGCCAGTCCGATCTACCCCTTCTTCGCCTTCCTCGAGCGCGGCCTGCAGAAGCAGCTCTGGCGGACCGTGACCGACGCGGTGCGCGACGCCGAACCCGCAGACGAGGGCGCCAGCGGACCGGAGCTCGGCAGCCTCGAGCTGGACCCCGACCTCGAGCTGCCCCGCTGGTACGTCGAGTGCGACTTCCACCTGCAGCCCGGCGGGGTGTGGCAGCGCGAGGCGAACGCCCTCGTCTACCAGCTCGGGGCCCGCGTCGTCATGCTCGGGGAGAACGACGCCGCCGAGTTCCACCGCCGCTTCGTCGCCACCGCGATCCCGCCACGGCCGTACCGGCGGATCGTCGACCTCGGCTGCGGCTTCGGCAAGAGCACCTTCCCCCTCAAGGAGGCATTCCCCGACGCCGAGGTGATCGGCATCGACCTCGCCGCGAACCTCCTGCGGATGGCGCACCGGACCGCACGGCGCCAGGGGCTCGAGATCCGCTTCCGGCAGGCCGACTGCACGAGGACCGGCCTCGAGGACGGCTCGGCGGACCTCGTCAGCGCGACGATGCTCGTCCACGAGCTGCCCCCGCCGGTGACGAGAGCCTGCATCGCCGAGGCGGCCCGCCTGCTCCGGCCGGGAGGCCTGCTGCGCGTCCTCGACTTCCACCCCACCGGCGACCCGGTCCGGGACCTCGCCATGGTCGAGCACTCCGACCGCAACAACGAGCCGTACCTGCGCGAGCTGTTCCGGTCGGACGTCCTCGGCTGGTGCCGGGAAGCGGGCCTCGCGGACGCGAGGTGGCTGGCCTTCGACGAGCGTGGCGCGGGCAGGCTCGACGACGCGCGCTGGCCCGAGCGTCCCGAGTGGCACTTCCCGTGGGCCGTCCTCGAGGCGACGAGACAGTGA
- a CDS encoding CoA transferase: MEQSFARRKEVDDQATAAASGPLTGIRVLDCSTVFAGPLACQILGDFGAEVVKIEHPSLGDALRGHGPAKDGIGLWWKMVARNKRCIGLDLGEPEGAAIFRRLAEHADVLVESFRPGTLERWGLAVDDLEASNPRLVVVRVTGFGQTGPYAHRPAFGTLAEAMSGFAAMTGEPDGPPTLPPFGLADGIAGISAALSAVLALYHRDARSGGGQVVDLAILEPLVTVLGPQPIAYDQLGELPARLGNRSANNAPRNTYRCADGRWVAVSTSATSVAARVMALVGHPEVAREPWFSTGTGRAAHADELDTMVASFIGARKRDEVLALFEEANAAVAPVYDTAELMDDPQVRHREVFTAVADDDLGTIRMQNVLFRMSATPGAIRFAGRRLGADTDAVLRTELGLEAEEIQRLRERGIVA, encoded by the coding sequence GTGGAACAGAGTTTCGCTAGAAGGAAAGAGGTCGACGACCAGGCCACGGCGGCGGCGTCGGGCCCGCTCACCGGGATCCGCGTCCTCGACTGCTCGACGGTCTTCGCCGGGCCGCTCGCCTGCCAGATCCTCGGCGACTTCGGCGCCGAGGTCGTGAAGATCGAGCACCCGAGCCTCGGTGACGCGCTGCGCGGGCACGGCCCCGCGAAGGACGGGATCGGTCTGTGGTGGAAGATGGTCGCCCGCAACAAGCGCTGCATCGGCCTCGACCTCGGCGAGCCGGAGGGTGCGGCCATCTTCCGGCGCCTCGCCGAGCACGCCGACGTGCTCGTCGAGAGCTTCCGGCCCGGGACGCTCGAGCGCTGGGGCCTGGCCGTCGACGACCTCGAGGCGTCCAACCCGCGCCTCGTCGTCGTGCGCGTCACCGGGTTCGGGCAGACCGGTCCGTACGCGCACCGTCCCGCCTTCGGCACCCTCGCGGAGGCGATGTCCGGGTTCGCCGCGATGACCGGGGAGCCGGACGGCCCGCCGACGCTCCCGCCCTTCGGGCTGGCGGACGGGATCGCCGGGATCTCCGCCGCGCTGTCTGCCGTGCTCGCGCTCTACCACCGCGACGCGCGCTCCGGAGGCGGCCAGGTCGTCGACCTCGCCATCCTCGAGCCGCTCGTCACCGTGCTCGGTCCCCAGCCGATCGCCTACGACCAGCTCGGCGAGCTGCCGGCTCGCTTGGGGAACCGGTCGGCGAACAACGCCCCGCGCAACACCTACCGCTGCGCGGACGGCAGGTGGGTCGCCGTGTCGACGAGCGCGACGAGCGTCGCGGCGCGCGTGATGGCGCTCGTCGGCCACCCCGAGGTGGCGCGCGAGCCGTGGTTCTCGACCGGCACGGGGCGGGCCGCGCACGCGGACGAGCTCGACACGATGGTGGCCAGCTTCATCGGCGCGCGAAAGCGCGACGAGGTGCTCGCCCTCTTCGAGGAGGCGAACGCCGCCGTCGCCCCCGTCTACGACACGGCCGAGCTGATGGACGACCCCCAGGTCCGCCACCGCGAGGTCTTCACCGCTGTCGCCGACGACGACCTCGGGACGATCCGGATGCAGAACGTGCTCTTCCGCATGTCGGCGACGCCCGGCGCGATCCGCTTCGCCGGGCGCCGCCTCGGCGCGGACACCGACGCGGTGCTTCGCACCGAGCTCGGGCTCGAGGCCGAGGAGATCCAGCGGCTGCGCGAGCGGGGCATCGTTGCCTGA
- a CDS encoding cyclase family protein: MPEAPDALLAALETGIEVFDLGRPMFAGMPQSPNHPEFRLALQRRHGDVVRADGSSAANEVIVTGGHVGTHLDALCHVSFEGRLYGGLDADDAQRGGRFAALGVETVAPFVCRAVLLDVPRALGLGRCAPAYEITPEDLEACASSQARPRPGDVVLIRTGWGQLFDDRDAYIGRSSGVPGPGEAAARWLAATSPRAVGDDTIAFERLAPGAGHALLPAHRVLLVEAGVHIVEMLDLERLAAAGVYEFFFVMAPLALVGATGSPVRPLALAARRPGSASLR; encoded by the coding sequence TTGCCTGAGGCTCCCGACGCCCTGCTCGCGGCGCTCGAGACAGGGATCGAGGTCTTCGATCTCGGGCGGCCGATGTTCGCCGGCATGCCGCAGTCGCCCAACCACCCGGAGTTTCGGCTCGCCCTGCAGCGTCGCCACGGTGACGTCGTGCGGGCGGACGGGAGCTCGGCGGCGAACGAGGTCATCGTCACCGGTGGCCACGTCGGTACCCACCTCGACGCCCTCTGCCACGTCTCCTTCGAGGGCCGGCTGTACGGGGGGCTCGACGCCGACGACGCGCAGCGCGGCGGCCGGTTCGCCGCCCTCGGCGTGGAGACGGTCGCCCCGTTCGTCTGCCGGGCGGTCCTGCTCGACGTGCCGAGGGCGCTCGGCCTGGGCCGGTGCGCGCCCGCCTACGAGATCACCCCCGAGGACCTCGAGGCCTGCGCGTCGAGCCAGGCCCGTCCGCGCCCCGGCGACGTCGTCTTGATCCGCACGGGCTGGGGGCAGCTCTTCGACGACCGGGACGCCTACATCGGCCGCAGCTCGGGCGTGCCGGGACCGGGCGAGGCCGCCGCTCGCTGGCTCGCCGCCACGTCGCCGCGCGCCGTCGGCGACGACACGATCGCCTTCGAGCGCCTCGCGCCCGGTGCGGGCCACGCCCTGCTGCCGGCGCACCGGGTGCTCCTCGTCGAGGCGGGCGTGCACATCGTCGAGATGCTCGACCTCGAGCGCCTCGCCGCGGCGGGGGTCTACGAGTTCTTCTTCGTCATGGCGCCGCTTGCCCTCGTCGGTGCGACCGGCTCCCCGGTCCGACCCCTCGCGCTCGCGGCCCGCCGCCCGGGGAGCGCGAGCCTGCGATGA